Below is a genomic region from Actinomadura sp. NAK00032.
CGGGGAGCGCCGCCCGGCCCCGCCGGGGCGGCGGCGGGCGAGGACGGGGGACGGGCCGCGTCGGCCGCGCGGGAGATCGCCACCGCGCTGGCCGTCCTGGTCGTCTACCTGGTCTTCACCCACGCCTTCAGCGGGGACCGCGCGGTCAGCGATGCGCACGGGCGAGCCCTGCTGGAGTTCGAGCGGTGGGCGGGCCTGGACGCCGAGCGCCCGCTGAACGAGTTCCTGACCCGGCACGGATGGCTCGGCGCGGTCGCCGCGTGGGAGTACGCGACGACCTACGTGGTCGGTACCTTCGGTTTCCTGGCCTGGCTGTGGTGGCGCCGCAGCCCCGCCTACCCCTGGGCGCGCAACACGCTGATCCTGGTGACGCTGATCGCGATCTGCTGCTTCGCCCTGTGGCCGGCGACGCCCCCGCGACTGCTGCCGGGCGAGGGGTACACCGACATCATCGCGCTGCACCATCCCCCCGCCACCTGGGGCACCGGGGTCGTGTCCGCGGGCGCCAACCCTTACGCGGCCATGCCGAGCCTGCACATCGGCTGGGTCGCGTGGATCGGGGCGGCCGCCCTCCGCGCCCGGTGCGGCCCGCTCTTCGCCTGGCTCTGCGCCCTGCACCTGGCCGTGACCGCCCTGGTGATCGTCGCGACCTCCGCGCACTACGTCGTCGACATCCCGGGCGGGCTGCTGCTCGTCCCCGCCGCCGCGGCGGCCGAGGCGGCGCGGGCCCGGCTCGTGCGGGGCCGGCCGGTGCGGGGCCGCCGCGGCGCGACCGGGCCGGGACGGGTCCGCCGGGAGCAGCGGGTCGCCGCCGCCGACGCGTTCTTCCTGCACGTCGAGAGCCGGGACGTCCCGCAGGTGGTGGGCGGGGTCGCCGAGTTCGCCGGCCCCGGGCCGTCCGCCGAGCGGGTGCGCGCGCTGCTCGCCGACCGGCTGCCCCGGCTGCCGCGCCTCACCCAGCGGGTCCGCCCCGGCGGCGCGCTGCGGCGGCCGCGCTGGGTCGAGGCCGGCGCCGTCGACCTGCGCCGGCACGTCCGGGAGGTGCGGCTGCCGCCCGGCGGGGGCCGCGGCGCGCTGGACGGACTCGTCGCCCGCCTCGTCGCCGAGCCGCTGGACCACGGGCGCCCGCTGTGGCGGTTCTGCCTCGTCCGCCGCGGCCCGGACGGCCCCGACGCCGTCGTGATCCTCTTCCACCACGCCATCGCGGACGGGATCGGCGTCGTCGACATCCTGCGCGGCGTCCTGGAGCCCGCCCTCCCGGACGCCGCCCCGGCGCGCGGCCCCGGCGGGCTCGCGCGCGCCGCCGCCGTCCTGCCCGGCCTGGTCCTGCTCGGCCTCGACGGGACGGCCCGGACCGTGTCCGTCACCGGGGCGCTCGGCCCGGAGCGCGTCTTCGGCACCGCCACGCTCCCGCTCGGCCGGGTGCGCGCGGTCGCCCGCGCCGCCGGCGTCCGGATCACCGATGTGCTCCTCGCCCTGGTCGGCGAGGTCGTCGCGGACGTGCTGGCGGGGCGCGGCGAACCGGCGGGCGGCCGGCCGCTGCGCGCCGCCGTGCCGATGACGCTGCGCGCCCCCGAGCCCCCCGGCCGCGGCCGCACCGCCGTGCCCGGCAACCTCACCGCCGCGCTCCGGCTCGACGTGCCCGTGGGGCGGATGCCCGTCCTGGACCGGCTGGCGGCGGTGCACGCGGCGGCCGAGCCGCGCCGCAGGTCCGGCCGCACCGCGGCGAGCACCGCCGCGATGCGGCTGATGGGCGCGCTGCCCCCGCCGCTGCACGCGCGCGCGGCGCGCGGCACCTACCGGGCGGGGTTCTTCGGTGGGATCGTCTCCAATATGCCGGGACCGCCGCTGCCGATGTCGCTCGCGGGCGCGCCGCTCGGCGACGTCCACCCGATCCTGCCGCTCGCCGACGGCGTCCCGTTCGCGGTGGGCGCGCTCAGCTGGAACGGGTCGCTGCACGTCTCGGTCACCGCCGAGCCGCGGGTGCTCCCCGAGGGGGCCGCGTTCCCGGACGGCCTGCTGCGGGCCTTCGAGCGGCTGGCCGCCGCCGGGGCGGGCGGCGGCGCCGGCAGCGGCGCGGGCAGCGAGGCGCAGAGCGGGACGGCGTGATGGCGTGGTCGGTCGGCTTCAGCCTCGTCGCCGCGTTCCTGTTCGCCGCGGCCGCCGCGCTGCAGTACCGGGCCGCGCGCCGCGCCGTGCACGGCCGCTCGGACGCGAGCGCCGCGCACGGCCTGATCCGCCGGCTCGTCCGGGACCCGGTGTGGCTGACCGGGTGGGGGGTGAACCTGGCGGGCTTCTGCGCGCAGGCGGTCGCCCTGCACTTCGGGTCCACCGCCATCGTCCAGCCGCTGCTGGTCAGCCAGCTCGTCTTCACCATCGTGCTCGGCACGGTCGGCACCGGGCGCCGCCCCGCGCGGCTGGACCTGCTCGGCGGCCTCGCCGTGTCGGCCGGCCTCGCGGTGCTGTTCACGGTGCCGGGCGCGATCCCGCCGGAGGGCGAGCCGTCCCGGCCGCGGATCCTGCTCGCCGGGCTGATCGCGGCGCCGGCGGTCGTCGTGCTGTCCCGCGCGGCGTGGCTGCGCGCGGGCCCGGTGCGGGCCGCGCTCCTCGGCGTCTGCGCGGGGCTGTGCTTCGCCGCCACCGCCGTGCTGATCAAGCTCACCACCGCCGACCTCGTCGACCGCGGCGTCGCCGCCACGGCGGTGGACTGGCCCGGCTACGCGCTCGCCGGCAGCACGCTGCTCGGGCTCGTGCTGGAGCAGCGGGCGTTCGCCGCCGGGTCGCTGCCCGCCGCGATGACCGCGATGACGATGACCAACCCGATCGCCTCCTACCTGGTCGCCGCGCTGGCGTTCGAGACGCTGCCGCCGCGCACCGCCGCCGCGTTCACCGCCGTCTCGTTCAGCGTCCTGCTGCTCACCGGCGGGGTGGCGCTGCTGTCGCGGTCCGCGCACGCCGCCCGCGGCCGCGACGACCCCCCGACCCTCCCGGCGTAGCGCCGGCCGGTCAGGCGGTGGCGGCGCGGCCGCTGCGCACCAGCCAGCTCAGCATCAGCATGAGGTCGAGGCGCCCGTCGGTCTCGGCGAACCGCCCGCCGGTCAGCTCGGTGATGCGGCGCAGCCGGTACCGGACGGTCTGCTCGTGGATGTGCAGCCGCTCCGCCGCGATCACCGCGTTGTCGCCGCACTCCAGGTAGGTCAGCAGCGTCTCGGCGAGCGGCTGCCGGCGGGCCGGGGCCAGCTCCAGCAGCGGCCCGAGGACGGCACCGGCGGTCGCGCCGACCAGCTCGTCCGCGGCGAAGGCGGCCAGCGCCGCGATGTGCTCGGCGCACCGGACCGGGGCGTCCCCGGGCAGCATGCCGCGCTCGGCCAGCGTCAGCGCGTGCCGGGCCCAGCGCAGCGAGACCGCGCCCTGCCCGAGCGGCACGGTCGGGCCGATCGCGGCCGGGCCGAGCCGCCGCAGCACCGGCCACAGCCGCTCCTGGCCGGGGCCCTCCGGGTCGGGCACCACGAGGAACGGGACCGGCGCGTCCCACCCGGCCAGCACGCCGGGCGGCAGGATCCGGGCGCCGGCGGGCGCGCCGGCCGGCAGCGCGATCAGCGCGATGCTCTTCGGCGGGTCCCAGCGGGCCGCCGCCGCCAGCTCGGCGATCGCCTCCGGCGCGGGCGGCGGCTCGCTCACCAGCAGGTCCCGCAGCCGGTCGCGGCGGCGCTCCCGCTCGGTGGCCAGCTGGCCCTGCTGGCGCGCGTAGCCCTGCGCGGCGGCGTCGGCGACCCGTGCGAGCAGCATGAACAGCGAGTCGGTCAGCCGGCCCAGCGTCTCGCGGGACCAGCCGAGCCGGTAGGCGTCCTTGATGAAGCGGCGGCAGGCGACCTGGCTGCTGACCCGCATCGCGTTCTGCAGCGCGGCGAGGCTGCGGCCCTGCCGGGCCTCCTCCTCGCCGAGCCGCATGTACAGCTCGGTCAGGGTGCGCGCGTCGGCGTCCGGGTGGTCGACGGAGTCGATGAAGAACGCGACGGTGTCGCCGACCGTCCGCTCCACGCGCTTGGCGTACTCGCCGCCGTCGTCGCCCGCGTACTCGGGGACCTGGTCGCGGATCTCCCGCTCCATCTCGTCCACGGCGGCCTGGAGGTGCTGCCGCAGCATCTCCGGCAGCTCGGCGGGCATCGGCCCTTCTGTCATCCGCGGGTTCCGTTCGGCGGGGTCGGGGGGACGGGACGGATCGGCCTCACCCTAAGCAAGAAGGGCACCGCTGTCATCACTGGCCCCCGGCCACCGGTCAGGGCCGCGCGGGCTGCGGCGCCGTGGCCGGGCTCGCGGCCGGGCTCGGGGCGGGGCCGGCGCGGTGCCGCGCCGTGAGGCGCCGCCCGAGGCGCTGGGCCGGCCGCTCGACGTACCGGTGCGCGAGG
It encodes:
- a CDS encoding phosphatase PAP2 family protein, which encodes MNRGAPPGPAGAAAGEDGGRAASAAREIATALAVLVVYLVFTHAFSGDRAVSDAHGRALLEFERWAGLDAERPLNEFLTRHGWLGAVAAWEYATTYVVGTFGFLAWLWWRRSPAYPWARNTLILVTLIAICCFALWPATPPRLLPGEGYTDIIALHHPPATWGTGVVSAGANPYAAMPSLHIGWVAWIGAAALRARCGPLFAWLCALHLAVTALVIVATSAHYVVDIPGGLLLVPAAAAAEAARARLVRGRPVRGRRGATGPGRVRREQRVAAADAFFLHVESRDVPQVVGGVAEFAGPGPSAERVRALLADRLPRLPRLTQRVRPGGALRRPRWVEAGAVDLRRHVREVRLPPGGGRGALDGLVARLVAEPLDHGRPLWRFCLVRRGPDGPDAVVILFHHAIADGIGVVDILRGVLEPALPDAAPARGPGGLARAAAVLPGLVLLGLDGTARTVSVTGALGPERVFGTATLPLGRVRAVARAAGVRITDVLLALVGEVVADVLAGRGEPAGGRPLRAAVPMTLRAPEPPGRGRTAVPGNLTAALRLDVPVGRMPVLDRLAAVHAAAEPRRRSGRTAASTAAMRLMGALPPPLHARAARGTYRAGFFGGIVSNMPGPPLPMSLAGAPLGDVHPILPLADGVPFAVGALSWNGSLHVSVTAEPRVLPEGAAFPDGLLRAFERLAAAGAGGGAGSGAGSEAQSGTA
- a CDS encoding DMT family transporter is translated as MAWSVGFSLVAAFLFAAAAALQYRAARRAVHGRSDASAAHGLIRRLVRDPVWLTGWGVNLAGFCAQAVALHFGSTAIVQPLLVSQLVFTIVLGTVGTGRRPARLDLLGGLAVSAGLAVLFTVPGAIPPEGEPSRPRILLAGLIAAPAVVVLSRAAWLRAGPVRAALLGVCAGLCFAATAVLIKLTTADLVDRGVAATAVDWPGYALAGSTLLGLVLEQRAFAAGSLPAAMTAMTMTNPIASYLVAALAFETLPPRTAAAFTAVSFSVLLLTGGVALLSRSAHAARGRDDPPTLPA
- a CDS encoding CdaR family transcriptional regulator; translated protein: MTEGPMPAELPEMLRQHLQAAVDEMEREIRDQVPEYAGDDGGEYAKRVERTVGDTVAFFIDSVDHPDADARTLTELYMRLGEEEARQGRSLAALQNAMRVSSQVACRRFIKDAYRLGWSRETLGRLTDSLFMLLARVADAAAQGYARQQGQLATERERRRDRLRDLLVSEPPPAPEAIAELAAAARWDPPKSIALIALPAGAPAGARILPPGVLAGWDAPVPFLVVPDPEGPGQERLWPVLRRLGPAAIGPTVPLGQGAVSLRWARHALTLAERGMLPGDAPVRCAEHIAALAAFAADELVGATAGAVLGPLLELAPARRQPLAETLLTYLECGDNAVIAAERLHIHEQTVRYRLRRITELTGGRFAETDGRLDLMLMLSWLVRSGRAATA